The genomic segment CAACAATGTGCTACATACATTTCAGGAGAATCGTGGCATGTCTTGGTCCATTGGGGGCCAAAGTAATTGGCGGCAGTATCTGACATTACCCAATCTATTGAAGGAATATAATCCCAATCTATATGGCTATGCATTAAAAGATGGTTTAGGCAGAGATCGGTCTTCCAAGTTAGTATTTCATATGACATTACATCAAAAGTCGTTGTTGCTTATGAAACTTCTATTTAGATTCAATGTTGCCGAATTGGGTGCAATGTCTCGTGATATGCCCTATATGGCCAAAGTATTATACAAGCGCATGACACATGATGCCAAAGTGAATATGACACATCATTGGAAATTTCTAAGTCTATTGATTGGCAATAATGATTTTTGTTCTGATGTCTGTTATCTGCCGGATCCAATGAAGGCCATTGATTATCATGAACAAAATATGGTGAAAACCTTTCGCTTCTTGAGGGACAATATACCAAGGCTTATGGTTAATGTTGTGCCAGCTCCGAATCTTTTGCTGCTAACTAAACTGAAAGGTTTGCCGCCACAATGTGCCTTAACACTGCCCTTTGAGTGTCCTTGTATAATTAATAAGAGTAGAAAGCAGCATGAGTACATGGGCAAATTAATGGATAAATGGGCTCAACGAGACATTGAAATAGCCCAAAGAGATGAATTCAATACAGAGGTAAGGAAGATAGCCGGAAAGTCTTAAGGAATAATttgataagattttttttttttaactcttcTAGACTTTCACCATTAACGTACAACATTTCAccaagaaatttatttttcccACCTTGCCCAATGGCAATACCGATACTACTTATACTTCCGAGGATTGCTTCCATGTCAGTCAAAAGGCTCATGCAGCttgtaagtaaaaaaaaaatatatatatttctttgtaacattttttatttgtaatatataaaaattttattttaatattataatgttttttttttgttgcttttttaacAGGTGCCCATAGTTATTGgaacaatttatttgaa from the Stomoxys calcitrans chromosome 1, idStoCalc2.1, whole genome shotgun sequence genome contains:
- the LOC106095071 gene encoding phospholipase B1, membrane-associated, whose protein sequence is MFLRNLSTILLLPLVFCQNNIQIQRTALDDTLGDLVRSLRVIFLDVTGRSGDDARNVALHQRRGKSQSSMKRSRIAKDFCDLNGPGKRSPEPPTSVHRLRPGDIDIIAGMGDSLTAGNGIVANNVLHTFQENRGMSWSIGGQSNWRQYLTLPNLLKEYNPNLYGYALKDGLGRDRSSKFNVAELGAMSRDMPYMAKVLYKRMTHDAKVNMTHHWKFLSLLIGNNDFCSDVCYLPDPMKAIDYHEQNMVKTFRFLRDNIPRLMVNVVPAPNLLLLTKLKGLPPQCALTLPFECPCIINKSRKQHEYMGKLMDKWAQRDIEIAQRDEFNTETFTINVQHFTKKFIFPTLPNGNTDTTYTSEDCFHVSQKAHAACAHSYWNNLFEMPHNKSAFSKDIYTNFLCPTEEHPYIMTRVNSRSDFKV